The following proteins come from a genomic window of Fusobacterium perfoetens:
- a CDS encoding fumarylacetoacetate hydrolase family protein, which yields MRFLRFTPKGTTEELIGILSKDEKKVFDLNFFELGKMYSSIQEIIEHFNDVELKEIKNLLAGELDGLGKYDIEDVKILPPLKRTIHDIICAGFNYADHLKEIKKDSSNKVVNSVYFSKRSTKMIGQDGEIDGHLDLDPALDYEVELAVIIGKEGTNIDPEDVEKYIFGYTIMNDISARGIQGKHRQWYKGKSLDTFTSLGPVIVTKDELPLPLNLDIESILNGETRQKSNTKLMIRGIKELISEISQGITLEPGDIIATGTCSGVGVGFDPPRYMKSGDIIECKIEKIGTLRNKVK from the coding sequence ATGAGATTTTTAAGATTTACTCCTAAAGGTACAACAGAAGAGTTAATTGGTATTCTTTCAAAAGATGAAAAAAAGGTTTTTGATTTAAATTTCTTTGAATTAGGTAAGATGTATTCATCTATTCAAGAGATAATAGAGCATTTTAATGATGTTGAATTAAAAGAGATAAAAAATTTATTAGCTGGTGAATTAGACGGTCTTGGAAAATATGATATAGAAGATGTAAAGATTTTACCTCCATTAAAAAGAACAATTCATGATATTATCTGTGCTGGTTTTAACTATGCTGATCATTTAAAAGAGATAAAAAAAGATAGTTCTAATAAGGTTGTAAACAGTGTATATTTTTCTAAAAGATCTACTAAGATGATAGGACAAGATGGAGAGATAGATGGACATTTAGATTTAGATCCAGCTCTTGATTATGAAGTAGAGCTTGCTGTTATAATCGGTAAAGAGGGAACAAATATAGATCCAGAAGATGTTGAAAAATATATTTTTGGTTATACAATTATGAATGATATATCAGCTAGAGGAATTCAAGGTAAACATCGTCAATGGTATAAAGGAAAAAGTTTAGATACTTTTACATCTTTAGGACCAGTTATAGTTACAAAAGATGAGTTACCTCTTCCACTTAATTTAGATATTGAAAGTATTTTAAATGGTGAAACAAGACAAAAATCAAATACAAAACTTATGATAAGAGGTATCAAAGAATTAATTTCTGAAATCTCTCAAGGAATTACATTAGAACCAGGAGATATTATTGCCACAGGAACTTGTTCTGGTGTAGGTGTAGGATTTGATCCACCTAGATATATGAAATCTGGAGATATAATCGAATGTAAAATTGAGAAGATAGGAACTTTAAGAAATAAAGTTAAATAG
- the nagB gene encoding glucosamine-6-phosphate deaminase, which translates to MRVIIPEGKIGDWAAYYVAKKILEFKPTKERPFVLGLPTGSTPTDMYKRLIKLYQDKVISFENVITFNMDEYVGLGENDPQSYHTYMYETFFKHVDIKKENVNILNGLAENLEEECANYEKRIKALGGIKLFVGGIGSDGHLAFNEPGSSLSSRTRVKSLTTETIIANSRFFDNDINKVPKNALTVGVQTVLEAEEVLVMVDSSSKALALHKAIEEGVNHMCTVSALQLHRKGIIVADESACGEIKVSTYRYFKDIEKDNLNSLDLINKFYK; encoded by the coding sequence ATGAGAGTTATTATTCCTGAGGGAAAAATTGGAGATTGGGCTGCTTACTATGTGGCAAAAAAAATATTAGAATTTAAACCAACTAAAGAAAGACCTTTTGTTCTTGGTCTACCTACTGGAAGTACACCTACTGATATGTATAAAAGACTTATTAAATTATACCAAGATAAAGTAATCTCATTTGAAAATGTTATCACTTTTAATATGGACGAGTATGTTGGATTAGGAGAAAACGATCCTCAAAGTTATCATACTTATATGTACGAAACTTTCTTCAAGCACGTTGACATAAAAAAAGAAAATGTAAATATATTAAATGGTTTAGCTGAAAATTTAGAAGAAGAATGTGCTAACTATGAAAAAAGAATTAAAGCTCTAGGAGGAATTAAACTTTTTGTTGGAGGAATTGGTTCTGATGGACATCTTGCTTTTAACGAACCAGGTTCATCTTTAAGTTCTAGAACTAGAGTAAAAAGTCTTACAACAGAAACTATAATTGCTAACTCAAGATTTTTCGATAACGATATAAATAAAGTACCAAAAAATGCTCTTACTGTTGGAGTTCAAACTGTTCTTGAAGCAGAAGAAGTTTTAGTTATGGTAGATTCTAGTAGCAAAGCTTTAGCTCTTCACAAAGCTATTGAAGAAGGAGTTAACCATATGTGTACTGTTTCAGCTTTACAACTACACAGAAAAGGAATTATTGTTGCTGATGAAAGTGCTTGTGGGGAAATTAAAGTTTCTACTTACAGATACTTCAAAGATATTGAAAAAGATAATTTAAATTCTTTAGACTTAATAAATAAATTTTATAAGTAA
- a CDS encoding BglG family transcription antiterminator, which produces MLNKRCIEIIEELRKNNYTIFIKEMAEKFGVTERSIRYDIENINYYFSKFNLNEIEKQSKGIYTLEEEDKKIEELLKNMSQRFYVFTSYERKEFIEEKFLFFEENRLIDLAETLDISMSTIKIDLKEVKIFFIENGLNLNFYSKQGILLEGNEEKIRMLQLRFLNKYLEINSENILSLKKKETKTYLDDIIYEDLKEIFEKINLKNIYRFVKRIEKKLDATISDEAFTILRFYIVIMLNRIKNNKIILQREMNKKFLMETKEFEIINKEKEFLEEQSKIKIEENEVLLLTELFLGSHSYNFNSSFFENWIELEILVNKLIKDVSDILNINLTQDKALIDGLLNHLKPAYYRIRNNIKFENKIYEDVKLLYEELYEKVKIVSKKYLEKYIGKDIPEEEIAFLTIHFKTAIDRKVNSQRKTKNIIIVCGLGYGSSKLIAQKLLEKYDVNIIATLPYHKFLEIEDYEDIDFIITTLEIEDKLEYTFPIIKVHPILTKEDKILLESYGLSENQRKISLNQLMNIIKEETNILNEKELIKKLKNILKYKYIDDIEKQKIYSLSELLPLENIKVIDKVKDWKEAIKVSSMPLQIGNYIKDEYIDEMIKNVEQNGSYMVVNDVVALPHARTNGLVNKTGMSLLVLKDEVTFPGEKRVKILLTFSSYDQKEHIDALSKFVTILEEGDFINKIKKLGDVEIKRIIDNE; this is translated from the coding sequence GTGTTAAATAAAAGATGTATTGAAATTATTGAAGAGTTAAGAAAAAATAATTATACTATTTTTATTAAGGAAATGGCAGAAAAATTCGGTGTAACAGAGAGAAGTATCAGATACGATATAGAAAATATAAATTATTATTTTAGCAAATTTAACTTAAATGAAATAGAAAAACAATCAAAAGGGATTTATACATTAGAAGAAGAGGATAAGAAAATAGAAGAACTATTGAAAAATATGTCTCAAAGATTTTATGTTTTTACCAGTTACGAAAGAAAAGAATTTATAGAGGAGAAGTTTTTATTTTTTGAAGAAAATAGACTTATAGATTTAGCTGAAACTTTAGATATAAGTATGAGTACAATAAAAATAGATCTGAAAGAGGTAAAAATATTTTTTATAGAAAATGGATTAAACTTAAATTTTTATTCGAAACAGGGAATTTTATTAGAGGGGAATGAGGAAAAAATAAGAATGTTACAACTTAGGTTTTTGAATAAATATTTAGAAATAAATAGTGAAAATATATTATCCCTGAAAAAGAAAGAAACAAAAACCTATTTGGACGATATTATATATGAAGATTTAAAAGAAATATTTGAAAAAATAAACTTAAAAAATATTTATCGTTTTGTAAAAAGAATAGAGAAAAAATTAGATGCAACTATATCTGATGAAGCTTTTACGATTTTAAGATTTTATATAGTTATTATGTTAAATAGAATAAAAAATAATAAAATAATTCTTCAAAGAGAAATGAATAAAAAATTTTTAATGGAAACAAAAGAATTTGAAATAATTAATAAAGAAAAAGAATTTTTGGAAGAACAATCCAAAATTAAGATAGAAGAAAATGAAGTTCTTTTATTAACAGAGTTATTTTTGGGGTCTCATTCGTATAATTTTAACTCATCGTTCTTTGAAAACTGGATAGAGTTGGAGATTTTAGTCAATAAACTTATAAAAGATGTTAGTGATATTTTAAATATAAATCTTACTCAGGATAAAGCTTTGATAGACGGACTTTTAAATCATTTAAAACCAGCTTACTATAGAATTAGAAATAATATTAAATTTGAAAATAAAATTTATGAAGATGTAAAACTTTTATATGAAGAACTTTATGAAAAAGTAAAAATAGTAAGTAAAAAATATTTAGAGAAATATATAGGAAAAGATATACCTGAAGAGGAAATAGCTTTTTTAACAATTCATTTTAAGACAGCTATAGATAGAAAAGTCAATTCCCAAAGAAAAACTAAAAATATAATAATAGTTTGTGGATTGGGATATGGTAGTTCAAAACTTATAGCTCAAAAACTTTTGGAGAAGTATGATGTAAATATTATTGCTACTCTTCCATATCATAAGTTTTTAGAAATAGAAGATTATGAAGATATAGATTTTATAATCACCACTTTGGAAATAGAAGATAAACTTGAATATACTTTTCCGATAATAAAAGTTCATCCAATTTTAACAAAAGAGGATAAAATTTTATTAGAAAGTTATGGTTTGAGTGAAAACCAAAGAAAAATCTCTCTAAATCAGTTGATGAATATAATAAAAGAAGAAACAAATATATTAAACGAAAAAGAACTAATAAAAAAATTAAAAAATATTCTAAAATATAAATATATAGATGATATTGAAAAACAAAAAATATACTCTCTTTCAGAATTACTACCGTTAGAAAATATAAAAGTAATTGATAAAGTAAAGGATTGGAAAGAAGCGATAAAAGTTTCTAGTATGCCTTTACAAATTGGAAATTATATAAAAGATGAATATATAGATGAGATGATAAAAAATGTAGAACAAAATGGAAGTTACATGGTTGTAAATGATGTAGTTGCCCTTCCTCATGCAAGAACAAATGGACTTGTAAATAAAACTGGAATGAGCCTCTTAGTTTTAAAAGATGAAGTTACTTTTCCAGGAGAAAAAAGAGTGAAAATTCTTTTAACTTTTTCAAGTTATGATCAAAAAGAGCATATTGACGCTTTAAGTAAATTTGTAACTATTTTGGAAGAGGGAGATTTTATAAATAAAATAAAAAAATTAGGTGATGTAGAAATAAAAAGAATTATAGATAATGAATAA
- a CDS encoding PTS mannitol transporter subunit IICBA, with translation MENKNDVKIFVQNFGRFLSGMVMPNIGAFIAWGIATALFIPTGWIPNEELAKLISPMLNYLLPLLIGYSGGKLIAGERGGVMGAITTAGVIAGTTIPMFIGAMIAGPIGGIIIKKFDKTINGKVKSGFEMLINNFSIGILGIILAIIFYEAVGPLVETANGVLGNGVNKLVQLGLLPITSLLVEPAKILFLNNAINHGVFSPLGIQQVSEVGKSIFFLIEANPGPGLGVLLAYVFFGKGSSKQSASGAALIHFFGGIHEIYFPYILMKPFLIVAVILGGISGVFTNVVLGSGLIAPPSPGSVFAIMALAPKGGLTKVLISILVATVVSFVVSSVIIKNSKSDLDLKDAQNKVKDMKAASKNEMANVKSGVSKIVVACDAGMGSSAMGASVLRKKVKEAGLNIEVTNRSISNLTEDIDIVITHKDLTPRAKKTVKQPLHLSINNFMDGEFYDELVKKLKEGDSSYGESKTFEGEIEKDSEKLFTLEKRAIVLNKETIQKEDALKEVGDYMAELGYVKSGYKDYILQREKESTTYIGNYVAIPHGTVEGKKEILKTGIVIFQYPNGIDFGNGNIAYFLIGIAARNNEHIDIISHLSDVIEDEDEVLKLKDEKNSEKLYEIFSF, from the coding sequence ATGGAAAATAAAAATGATGTTAAAATTTTTGTTCAAAATTTTGGAAGATTTTTAAGTGGAATGGTAATGCCAAATATAGGAGCATTCATTGCTTGGGGGATAGCAACAGCATTATTTATTCCAACAGGATGGATACCTAATGAGGAGCTAGCGAAATTAATTTCTCCGATGCTAAATTATCTTCTACCATTATTGATTGGATATAGTGGAGGAAAATTAATCGCAGGAGAGCGTGGAGGAGTTATGGGAGCTATCACTACAGCAGGAGTTATAGCAGGAACAACAATTCCAATGTTTATAGGGGCGATGATAGCTGGACCAATAGGTGGAATTATAATTAAAAAATTTGATAAGACAATAAATGGAAAAGTAAAATCTGGATTTGAAATGCTTATCAATAACTTTTCAATAGGGATTTTAGGAATAATTTTAGCAATAATATTTTATGAGGCTGTTGGACCTTTAGTAGAAACAGCAAATGGAGTTTTAGGAAATGGAGTTAATAAATTAGTTCAACTTGGATTATTACCAATAACTTCTCTACTTGTTGAGCCAGCAAAAATATTATTCTTAAATAATGCAATAAATCATGGAGTATTTTCACCATTGGGAATACAACAAGTTTCAGAAGTAGGAAAATCAATCTTCTTCTTAATAGAAGCTAATCCAGGACCAGGTTTAGGAGTTTTATTAGCTTATGTATTCTTTGGTAAGGGAAGTTCAAAGCAATCAGCATCAGGGGCAGCACTTATACATTTCTTTGGTGGAATCCATGAAATATATTTTCCTTACATACTAATGAAACCATTTTTAATAGTAGCCGTTATTTTAGGTGGAATATCAGGAGTATTTACAAATGTAGTTTTAGGTTCAGGACTTATTGCTCCACCATCTCCAGGAAGTGTATTTGCGATAATGGCTCTTGCACCAAAAGGGGGATTAACAAAAGTTTTAATCAGTATATTAGTTGCAACAGTAGTTTCATTTGTAGTTTCATCTGTCATTATAAAAAATTCAAAAAGCGATTTAGATTTAAAAGATGCTCAAAATAAAGTAAAAGATATGAAGGCAGCATCTAAAAATGAGATGGCTAATGTAAAATCTGGAGTTTCAAAAATAGTAGTAGCTTGTGATGCTGGAATGGGTTCAAGTGCAATGGGGGCAAGTGTACTTAGAAAAAAAGTTAAAGAGGCTGGATTAAATATAGAAGTTACAAATCGTTCAATATCAAACTTAACAGAGGATATAGATATTGTTATAACTCACAAAGATTTAACACCAAGAGCTAAAAAAACAGTTAAGCAACCTTTACATCTATCAATAAATAATTTTATGGACGGGGAATTTTATGATGAATTGGTAAAAAAATTAAAAGAGGGGGATAGTTCTTATGGGGAAAGCAAAACATTTGAAGGAGAAATTGAGAAAGATAGTGAAAAATTATTTACTCTGGAGAAAAGGGCAATAGTTTTAAATAAAGAAACTATTCAAAAAGAAGATGCTTTAAAAGAAGTTGGAGATTATATGGCAGAGTTAGGTTATGTGAAATCTGGATATAAAGACTACATTTTACAACGTGAAAAAGAATCAACAACTTATATAGGAAATTATGTAGCTATACCTCACGGAACTGTTGAAGGAAAAAAAGAAATTTTAAAAACAGGAATAGTTATCTTCCAATATCCAAATGGTATTGATTTTGGAAATGGAAATATAGCTTATTTCTTGATAGGAATAGCAGCAAGAAATAATGAACATATAGATATTATCTCTCATCTTTCAGATGTTATAGAAGATGAAGATGAAGTTTTAAAACTAAAAGATGAAAAAAATTCTGAAAAATTATATGAAATATTTTCTTTTTAA
- a CDS encoding mannitol-1-phosphate 5-dehydrogenase, translating to MKKAIQFGAGNIGRGFIGAILSENGYEVCFADINENVISELNNKKEYVVEVVGQKCEEIIIKNVCGVLSNGEEIFEKIKEAEIITTAVGPGVLKIIAKTIAKGIEERMNSGIKENLNIIACENMIKGSSTLKEETFKYLSEDAKEYVNQYVGFPDSAVDRIVPPMEKTEDILRVRVEEFKEWIVDETLFKGEVPKIEGMTLTKNLMAFIERKLFTLNTGHAITAYLGVLKGYKTIKESIEDPEIKNIVLGAMKESGEVLINRYNFDRESHYKYIEKILGRFKNPYLVDEVVRVGREPLRKLSYNDRLIKPLRGTIEYNTNNENLILGIDAALNYKNSNDTQAVELDRKLNENNFENAFYEITGLQDKKLEKKIYENYIKIKNNQQIKSNKIYS from the coding sequence ATGAAAAAAGCGATACAATTTGGAGCTGGAAATATTGGAAGAGGATTTATAGGAGCTATTTTATCTGAAAATGGTTATGAAGTTTGTTTTGCTGATATAAATGAAAATGTAATATCAGAATTAAACAATAAAAAAGAGTATGTGGTTGAAGTTGTAGGACAAAAATGTGAAGAAATAATTATAAAAAATGTTTGTGGTGTATTATCTAATGGAGAAGAAATTTTTGAAAAAATAAAAGAGGCTGAGATAATAACAACTGCTGTTGGACCTGGAGTTCTTAAAATAATAGCTAAAACAATAGCAAAAGGTATAGAAGAAAGAATGAACAGTGGTATAAAAGAAAACTTAAATATAATAGCTTGTGAAAATATGATAAAAGGTTCATCAACACTAAAAGAAGAAACTTTTAAATACCTATCAGAAGATGCGAAAGAATATGTAAATCAATATGTTGGTTTCCCAGATTCAGCTGTTGATAGAATAGTACCACCAATGGAAAAAACAGAAGATATTTTAAGAGTTAGAGTTGAAGAATTTAAAGAATGGATAGTAGATGAAACTTTATTTAAAGGAGAAGTTCCTAAAATTGAAGGAATGACTTTAACAAAAAATCTAATGGCTTTCATAGAAAGAAAACTATTTACTTTAAATACTGGTCATGCAATAACAGCTTACTTAGGAGTTTTAAAAGGATATAAAACAATAAAAGAAAGTATTGAAGATCCAGAAATAAAAAACATAGTTTTAGGTGCTATGAAAGAAAGTGGAGAAGTTTTAATCAATAGATATAACTTTGATAGAGAAAGTCACTATAAATATATCGAAAAGATTTTAGGAAGATTTAAAAATCCTTATTTAGTAGATGAAGTTGTAAGAGTTGGAAGAGAACCACTTAGAAAATTAAGTTATAATGATAGATTGATAAAACCATTAAGAGGAACTATTGAATATAATACTAATAATGAAAATTTAATTTTAGGAATAGACGCTGCTCTAAATTATAAAAATAGTAACGACACTCAAGCAGTTGAATTAGATAGAAAATTAAATGAAAATAATTTTGAAAATGCTTTTTATGAAATAACAGGACTACAAGATAAAAAGTTAGAGAAAAAAATCTATGAAAATTATATAAAAATAAAAAATAATCAGCAAATAAAATCTAATAAAATATATTCCTAG